From the Porphyrobacter sp. CACIAM 03H1 genome, the window ACGGCAATTTCGACGAAGTCAGCCTGCAGGGCGCGGTCAACCTGCCGATCGTGAAGGACACCGTCGCGGTGCGCCTCACCGGTGCCTTCCGTCAGCGTGACGGCTTCCTTACGGTGGTCGACCGCACCGGCCGCGAGGTCGGCGACACCAACGATGTCGACCAGTGGCTGGTGCGCGGCCAGATCGGCTGGGATACCGAAAGCGGCCTGCGCGGGCGCATCATCGCCGACTACTCGAAGAGCCAGTCGAGCTGCTGCGGCGCGATCGAGCTCTACCAGACCCCGCTGGTGACTGGCGGAGCCTACGCCGCGGTCGGGCTGGGGGCGAACGGCGGCAACGGCCAGCCCTTCGTCAGCCCCGCCCCGCGCGACAATGCCGCCTTCGAGCGGGCGATGGACAACCGCATCGTCTCGGCCAACTTCGCGCCCCAGGCCGATATCGACAACTACGGCGTGACCGGCGAACTCGAATTCCCGGTCTCCGACAACGCCGACCTCATCTTCATCGGCTCCTACCGCAAGTACCAGAGCTTCGAGCGTTACGATTCCGACTTCACCGGGCTCGACATCTTCAACGTGCCGGGTCTCGACCTCGAGATCGACAACTGGACCGCGGAACTGCGGCTCCAGGGGGAGACCTTCGAGGGCAAGCTCAACTATATGATCGGCGGGTTCTATTCCGACGAGCAGATCGACCAGTCGGTCAGCTTCGCGCTCGGGCAGGACTACGGCGAGAACGTGGGCGCGTTGCTGTTCCCGGCCACCGGTGGGGCGCTCGGGCCGAACCCGCTGACCGTGTTCACCGGCCGCGATCCGGCCGGCACGACCAACACCAACCGCTTCCAGCAGGACGCCAAGAGCTACGCGATCTTCACGCACAACTCGCTGGAGATCACCGACGGGCTCGAGCTGACCCTCGGCGCGCGCTATTCGTGGGAAGACAAGTCGGGCGGGTTCACCCAGACCGCGGTGAACAACCAGATCTGTCCGGCAACGCTCAACGCGATCGGCGCCGGCACCGGTCCGGCGGTGGTGCCCGCGGCGCTGCGGCCGACCTTCGTGGCGCTGGGCTGCTTCGGCTTCACCGCGCCCGCCAGCCTGCCGCAGGCCGCCGTCCTGCCGCTGCCGCGCACCTTCCAGTCCAACTTCAAGGACGAGGAGCTGATCTACACTATCAAGCTCGGCTACGAGTTCAGCCCCTTCGTGACCTCCTATGCGAGCTTCACCCACGGCTACAAGGCGGGCGGGATCAACCTCGACACCACCGCAGCGGTGGGCGGGGCCGATCCGACCTTCCTGTCGGAAGAGGTCGATGCCTGGGAACTGGGCGTCAAGGGTCAGACCCCGAACGGCGCGCTGACGCTCAACATCGCGGCCTTCTACGAGGAGTTCACCAACTTCCAGGTGCTCGAGTTCACCGGCACGGCCTTCGCCACCTTCAACGTGCCGATTGCCGAGACCCGGGGTGTGGAAATCGAAAGCCTTATCCGGCCCAACGACGAGCTGACCTTCAACCTCGCCGCGACCTTCCTCGAGGCGAGCTATCCGAAGGACTGCGCCGGCAACCAGACCGCGCCGCAGGTGGTGTCGCTGTGCGGCTATGACCTGACCAACGCGCCGCAGGTGGTCGCGCTGGCGGGGGCGATGTGGGAGAAGCCGATCAGCGATTCGGCGGAATTCTTCATCACCGGCCAGGTCCGCATGGAGAGCGACCAGCGCACCTCGACTCAGGCGATTGTCCCGCCGACGGTGGCGGCAGGCTCGTCGCAGGCGACGGTCATCGCCGCGGCCGCGGCCCAGCCGCTGATCATCGCTGACGTGCAGGACGGCAAGGCCTTCGTGAACCTGCGCGCCGGCCTGCGCTTTGCCGACGGTGCCTATGCGATCGAAGGCTGGGTCAACAACCTGACCGACGAGGTGGTGCGCGGGGTGACCTTCAACACCACGCTGCGCGGCTCGGGCGCGGCCAACTCGCGCTCGGCCTTCACCCTGCCGCCGCGCCAGTACGGCGTCACGCTGCGCGCGAAGTTCTGAGCGCGCTCGACAGTTAGCTCCGAAAAGGAGCGGGAGAGGGGGCGGTTCGCGCGGAGCGAGCCGCCCTTTCCTTTTCTCTCTCAGTTGCCGGACATTGAAAAGGCGGCCCCTTGCAGGGCCGCCTTCGCAGTTCGTCAATCTGATGCTGCCTTACATGCTGCGGGCTATGAGCATCTTCATGATCTCGTTCGATCCGCCGTAGATGCGGGCGATGCGGGTGTCGCGGTACATGCGGGCGATGGCGTAATCGTTGATGTAGCCCGCGCCGCCGTGGAACTGGAGGCACTTGTCGACCACTTCCGATTGCAGCTCGGTCACCCAGTACTTCGCCATGCTCGCGGTCGCCACGTCGAGCTTGCCTTCAAGCAGCTTGGCGATGCAGTCGTTGACGAAAACCCGCGCCGCCGTCCCGCGCGCCTTGAGGTCCGCGAGGGTGAACTGGGTATTCTGGAAATCCCAGATCGTCTTGCCGAAGGCCTTGCGGTTCTTGACGTATTCGACCGTCACGTCGAGCGCCTTCTCGATCCCGGCGATCGCGCCCATCGCGATCACCAGGCGTTCCTGCGGCAGCTCGCCCATCAGCTGGTAGAAGCCGCGCCCCTCGATCCCGCCGAGCAGGTTGTCGGCCGGCACGAAGACGTTGTCGAAGAACAGTTCCGAGGTGTCCTGCGCGTCGAGCCCGATCTTGTCGAGCTTGCGCCCGCGGGTGAAGCCTTCCGCGCCCTCGGTTTCCAGCAGCAGCAGCGAGATGCCCTTGGCGCCCTCGTTCGGATCGGTCTTGGCGACGACGATGATGAAGTCGGCGAGCTGGCCGTTCGAGATCCAGGTCTTGGATCCGTTGAGGCGGTAGCCGTTGCCGTCCTTGAGTGCGGTGGTCTTGATCGACTGCAAGTCCGAACCGGCATCAGGCTCGCTCATGGCGATCGCGCTGACGAGATCGCCGGAGACGAGGCGGGGGAGGTATTTCTGCTTCTGCTCCTCGGTGCCGTGGCGCACGAGGTAGGGCAGGATGATGGTGTTGTGGAGCGAGGCGCCGAAGCCGTCGACGCCGTATTCGCCCTGCTTGGAGATCACCACCATGTCGTGGCGGAAGTCGCCGCCGTGGCCGCCATATTCGGTCGGCACCGACACGCCGAGCAGGCCGGCGGCACCCGCCTCGCGCCAGAACTCGCGTTCCACCATCCCGTCCTCGCGCCACTTCTCGACTCGCTTCTGGGGCGCGTGTTGGGCATAGAACTTGCCGACCGCGTCGGCGAAAATGGCGATTTCCTCGTCTTCCATGAAGGCGGGCTGGGGCACGTCGATGACGGGCATGGTGGTTCCTCTCTCTCCTGATCCCTGAAGGCTGGCGCTTACTTGCCGGTCCAGTTGGGCTTGCGCTTCTCGGCGAAGGC encodes:
- a CDS encoding acyl-CoA dehydrogenase family protein — its product is MPVIDVPQPAFMEDEEIAIFADAVGKFYAQHAPQKRVEKWREDGMVEREFWREAGAAGLLGVSVPTEYGGHGGDFRHDMVVISKQGEYGVDGFGASLHNTIILPYLVRHGTEEQKQKYLPRLVSGDLVSAIAMSEPDAGSDLQSIKTTALKDGNGYRLNGSKTWISNGQLADFIIVVAKTDPNEGAKGISLLLLETEGAEGFTRGRKLDKIGLDAQDTSELFFDNVFVPADNLLGGIEGRGFYQLMGELPQERLVIAMGAIAGIEKALDVTVEYVKNRKAFGKTIWDFQNTQFTLADLKARGTAARVFVNDCIAKLLEGKLDVATASMAKYWVTELQSEVVDKCLQFHGGAGYINDYAIARMYRDTRIARIYGGSNEIMKMLIARSM
- a CDS encoding TonB-dependent receptor, which encodes MTRKFATFACGLMACSALTTPAFAQDEDTDAQATRNADNVIIVTATRRAQDVQDIPLAVTAIAPQQLEAQRVVNIQQISALAPSFTASQAQLASGSVVLRVRGIGTTSNNIGFESAVGIFIDGAYQARPGVALSEFVDVERVEVLRGPQGTLFGRNTSAGALNITNARPDVTEFGGFVNAEYGNFDEVSLQGAVNLPIVKDTVAVRLTGAFRQRDGFLTVVDRTGREVGDTNDVDQWLVRGQIGWDTESGLRGRIIADYSKSQSSCCGAIELYQTPLVTGGAYAAVGLGANGGNGQPFVSPAPRDNAAFERAMDNRIVSANFAPQADIDNYGVTGELEFPVSDNADLIFIGSYRKYQSFERYDSDFTGLDIFNVPGLDLEIDNWTAELRLQGETFEGKLNYMIGGFYSDEQIDQSVSFALGQDYGENVGALLFPATGGALGPNPLTVFTGRDPAGTTNTNRFQQDAKSYAIFTHNSLEITDGLELTLGARYSWEDKSGGFTQTAVNNQICPATLNAIGAGTGPAVVPAALRPTFVALGCFGFTAPASLPQAAVLPLPRTFQSNFKDEELIYTIKLGYEFSPFVTSYASFTHGYKAGGINLDTTAAVGGADPTFLSEEVDAWELGVKGQTPNGALTLNIAAFYEEFTNFQVLEFTGTAFATFNVPIAETRGVEIESLIRPNDELTFNLAATFLEASYPKDCAGNQTAPQVVSLCGYDLTNAPQVVALAGAMWEKPISDSAEFFITGQVRMESDQRTSTQAIVPPTVAAGSSQATVIAAAAAQPLIIADVQDGKAFVNLRAGLRFADGAYAIEGWVNNLTDEVVRGVTFNTTLRGSGAANSRSAFTLPPRQYGVTLRAKF